The window TATTGGTAGCCGCAATAAATCGGACATCCACCTTTATTGGCTTTGTAGAGCCAAGTCTTAAGACATCCTTTTCCTGAATAACCCTCAATAGTTTTACCTGCATAGAGGGAAGCATCTCGGTTATCTCGTCTAAGAATAGCGTTCCGCCGGATGCCATTTCAATCAGCCCCTTCTTCATCGCTTGAGCATCTGTAAATGCACCCTTCTCATAACCAAACAACTCACTATTGAGGAGGTTTTCTGGGAAGGCACCACAGTTTATGGCAAAAAATGGTCCATTTGCGCGAAGGCTGTTAAAGTGGATATACTTAGCTAATAATTCCTTGCCTGTTCCTGTTTCACCGCTTATCAATACATTGGAGTCGGTTGGAGCGATCTGTTTGGCGGTGTTAAGTAGTCTTTGCATTGCTGGATCCTGGGTGATTATTTTAACCCTGCCCTGGAGGTTCTCCACCTGCTCCCGCAGTAACTTATTCTCCTTTTTAAGATTGACCTTTTCTATCGCTTCCTTGACTACCTGTCTAACCTCGTCTAATTTGAATGGTTTGGCAATATAATAAAAGGCGCCCTGCTTCATTACTTCAACTGCTGAGTCTAAGGTAGCGTAGCCGGTTATCATAATTACCTCTGTCTCTGGATAGAGTTCCTTGCATCTTTTTAGGATTTGTTTCCCATCCACCTTCTCCATTCGCAGGTCGGTTAGCACAATCTCAAACTGCTTTTCTTCAAGTAGATTAAGGGCATTCTGCCCGCTTTGAGTAACAGTAACCTCATAGCCCTCCTTTCGCATAACATGCTCAAGGTTTTGCAAGGCGATCTTTTCATCATCAACGATTAATATACTGCTCATAACAATTACTCCTGTAAGGGCAGTCTGATTAAGAATGTTGTTCCTTTGCCTTGTTCACTGCTGACAGCAATAGAACCATCATGCTCTTTTATAATCTCATAGACAATAAATAGCCCCAGGCCAGTCCCCTTACCCACATCCTTAGTAGTAAAGAAGGGTCGAATATCTTCTTGAGTGTATCCGGGGAGATACCTAAGCCAGTATCACTTATCTCGATATTAACTCTATCACCTTCAACGGATTTTTGTGCCTTTATGGATATATCTCCTTTATCCGGGATGGATTCGATAGCATTCTTTATCAGGTTCAAGAATGCCTGCTGAATCCTCTGTTTATCCACAAGAATAACTATATCATCTGGAATATGAAGGTCTATTTCTACCCTTGTGGGTATCTGTCCTTTGACAAATCTGATGGTCTCTTCAAACAACCCCTTAAGGGATAATGATTCCTTTTTAAACTCACTATCTCTTGAGAACTCAAGTAAAGACCTGACAATATTCCTGGCTCTATCGGTCTGCTCTTCTATCTGGCTAATCAATTTTTTCTGATAGCTTATATCTGCCTCTTCAATCTCTTCTTTTAGTATCTCGCTGGAGGTGGAAATATTTGATAACGGATTATTTAATTCATGGGCAATACCGGAAAGGAGTGTCCCCAGCGAGGCAAGTCTTTCTGATTGAACAAGATGAGACTGCCTCACTTCCAATTCTTTAAGCATCTTGTTAACGGCTTGAGCTAACGAGACAACCTCCAGGTCATTT of the bacterium genome contains:
- a CDS encoding sigma-54 dependent transcriptional regulator; the protein is MSSILIVDDEKIALQNLEHVMRKEGYEVTVTQSGQNALNLLEEKQFEIVLTDLRMEKVDGKQILKRCKELYPETEVIMITGYATLDSAVEVMKQGAFYYIAKPFKLDEVRQVVKEAIEKVNLKKENKLLREQVENLQGRVKIITQDPAMQRLLNTAKQIAPTDSNVLISGETGTGKELLAKYIHFNSLRANGPFFAINCGAFPENLLNSELFGYEKGAFTDAQAMKKGLIEMASGGTLFLDEITEMLPSMQVKLLRVIQEKDVLRLGSTKPIKVDVRFIAATNRNIQKSIKDGQFRQDLYYRLNVLSFHLPPLSERKDDLVLLSYYFLKKYSLLMKKEISGISEDVLALLREYDFPGNIRELENIIERGVALA
- a CDS encoding ATP-binding protein produces the protein MGKGTGLGLFIVYEIIKEHDGSIAVSSEQGKGTTFLIRLPLQE
- a CDS encoding histidine kinase dimerization/phospho-acceptor domain-containing protein, which translates into the protein MFKQQSIRKKITYGYYAILIILIGLSIFAFIQLQFIEKKVIFGEITSDFFETILEIRRFEKNYFLYQQGIDYHQNQEYVVKAEKLLETNIKGFETIASLQEIREIRDELRRYKQLMADYVRGKRDEGESEIRESGKRIVIMAEGILKTERMSLQAILYYARWFLILSIVALSLTGIIIGQILSRLVVRPLKLLEKSTKELSAGRFERIELKSNDLEVVSLAQAVNKMLKELEVRQSHLVQSERLASLGTLLSGIAHELNNPLSNISTSSEILKEEIEEADISYQKKLISQIEEQTDRARNIVRSLLEFSRDSEFKKESLSLKGLFEETIRFVKGQIPTRVEIDLHIPDDIVILVDKQRIQQAFLNLIKNAIESIPDKGDISIKAQKSVEGDRVNIEISDTGLGISPDTLKKIFDPSLLLRMWVRGLAWGYLLSMRL